In Helianthus annuus cultivar XRQ/B chromosome 3, HanXRQr2.0-SUNRISE, whole genome shotgun sequence, a single window of DNA contains:
- the LOC110877128 gene encoding putative F-box protein PP2-B2 translates to MNEATTISALDAGCLSCILSFTTPRDACRAATISKGFNSVADSDSVWEWFLPPDYREVIARAVSPVAFESKKKLYHQLSDTHILLDGGRLSFNLDKESGKKCYMMRARDLHIAWENDDRYWIWGHLPESRFEEVAMLKTVCWLDIRGVLATSTLSPKTIYSAYLVYRITRFSEELYVPGEAKIMFGGVVTVTRGVYLQQPHTHAQAQVIPSTRKDGWIEVKLGEFNNNDGDEGEVRVAFTKHETFWKTGLILEGIEFRPK, encoded by the exons ATGAACGAAGCGACTACTATCTCTGCGCTGGATGCAGGCTGTCTGTCGTGTATACTATCATTTACTACACCTCGCGATGCGTGCAGAGCAGCCACAATCTCTAAAGGATTCAATTCAGTGGCAGATTCTGACTCCGTTTGGGAGTGGTTTCTGCCGCCGGATTACCGTGAAGTCATCGCAAGGGCAGTATCTCCTGTggcttttgaatctaaaaagaaACTTTACCACCAGTTGTCGGACACACATATCCTCCTCGATGGTGGTCGTTTG AGCTTCAATCTAGACAAGGAGAGTGGTAAAAAGTGCTATATGATGCGGGCAAGGGACTTACATATTGCCTGGGAGAATGACGATCGTTACTGGATATGGGGACATCTACCCGAGTCAAG GTTTGAGGAGGTAGCCATGCTTAAAACTGTATGCTGGCTTGATATCCGAGGTGTATTAGCAACTTCGACGTTGTCACCAAAGACTATCTATTCAGCGTATCTTGTATACCGAATTACTAGATTTTCTGAGGAGCTTTATGTTCCAGGAGAAGCAAAGATAATGTTTGGTGGGGTAGTGACAGTGACACGTGGTGTTTATCTTCAACAACCGCACACACATGCACAGGCACAGGTAATTCCTTCTACAAGGAAGGATGGATGGATTGAGGTCAAGTTGGGTGAATTCAACAATAATGATGGAGATGAAGGTGAAGTTAGGGTGGCATTTACCAAGCATGAGACATTCTGGAAAACTGGTCTTATTTTGGAAGGCATCGAGTTTCGACCAAAATAG